DNA sequence from the Candidatus Planktophila sulfonica genome:
AGATTGAACCCTTTTTTGAAGATAGAGGCGATCACAAGGAGAAGAAGTGCTGAATTTGGTATGCGATGGGTTCGAATATCAAAGGCTGCGATGAATACAAGTATTGACGAGACAAGCACCTAGTCAAGATAACGAGGTTATTTAGCGTTTGAATCCCGCTTGTGTATTACCGCGAGGCCTTGCGCAAAAGAGGACGTATATGTTCGGCAAGAGCGTTGCGATCCAATGGTTTTTCTAGAACAAGCTCAAGCTGATCAATACCCTGATACAACAAAAGTTCTAATCCGTTGAGGACGTTTCCACCGCAATCACTCCATCGTTGCGCTAGCTCAGTCGGCCAAGGCTTGTAAATAACATCGAAAAGTGTTGTCGAAATTCCAGGTTGCACTGAATTGGCGAGAAGATCTGCGGCTCCCGCTGGCGTGGTATTCACAACTAAGTCGTAATTGCCGAAATCAACATCAAGGTTCCATCTGTGATATTCGAACTTTGTATGAACCACAGCAGATTCAAGTGCTTCTTGTCGCACGCTCGAGCGCCCAAGCACGTGCAAATTCTTTGTAATGGAATCAAGGGCACCCGCCACTGCCCGCGCAGTTCCACCTGCGCCAAGAATTAAAACGGAGTCGAATTCCTTCAGCTCTGCATGAGCAAGAGCAGCAACGAGCCCACTTCCGTCGGTACTGGTGAGTGACCACGTGTTATCGCGATTGATTAAGGTATTTCCGGATTGAATTCTGCGAGTTAGTTCATCAACTTCAACGTCTAGGGCGAGAACCTCCTCTTTAAGAGGCATGGTCAGCGATAAGTAATCGAACTCAGAGCCACGTGTTTGTACAAACTCTTGCAAAGTGCCGGACGTAACTTCAATTGCAGAGTAAGTGCCTTCTAGACCGAGGAAATCAAAGGCAGCTTTATGCAAAACGGGAGATAAAGAGTGGGAAATCGGAGACCCTAATACTGCGCCTTTCATTTCTTTTCACTCCTAAATTTTCCTGCTCGTAAATTCTTCTTGTACTCAACTTTCCAGTCATTGAACTGGTTGATATCGCTGGTGAATCTGGTATCAAATGGCGCGACAGTGATGAAATATAACCAATCACCAGGCGTTGGGTTCACTGCGGCGCGCAGGGCATCCGCACCCGGATTATTAATCGGTCCAGGAGGCAATCCGTATTTACGATATGTGTTGTACGGTGAATTCAGCAAGGTTGATTGAGTACTAAGGAAGATGCTTCCTCGTGTCTTCTTGACGTAATGAACAGTCGAGTCAAACTGCAACGGCATACCTTTGACAATTCTGTTGCGAATTACCTGAGATATCTTGGCAAAGTCCTCGGTATTTCCTTCGGCCTGAACTAGCGACGCAATGATCAGCAATTGTTGCGGCGTGAATTTCTCCCGTGAAGAGTAGAACCCGGCCGCCTTCATCTCTCTTAAAGCTCTATCGATCATGCTCTGTAAAGCCACTTTCGCTGAAGTATCAGTTGCGAAACTGTACTGGGCAGGAAAGAGCAGACCTTCGATTGATGAGAATCCAGATGGTTTAACAACCTTACTTAACGCACTGGCTACATCTGATTTCGTAAAGTTAGCAGCGTAGAACTGCGGAAGAATCTCAGATAACCAAGCGCCTTCAAAAATATTGATAAGCCCGGTGATGCGTGCTGAATCTAGAAGCTGATTGAGGGCTTCTGTCGCACAAAGATTTAGATCAATCTCATGGTTACCAGGTGCGACTTTCTGAGAGCGAGGATCTCCGACTGCAACCCGGAAATATGACCCGGATGATTTGACGACTCCGGCATCAAAAAGGGATTGAGCTATCTCTGATCCTGATTCACCTGCTGCAATGTTTATATTGGCTCTAGTTTGCGACGGTGAGCCACAAGGGAAATCAGGCGCGGAACTGCCAGGAACTCGAAGAAAGTGGAGGGAAAAGGTCACAACGCCAACAAGGCCCAGGGCTATGAGAATTCGAG
Encoded proteins:
- a CDS encoding shikimate dehydrogenase; this translates as MKGAVLGSPISHSLSPVLHKAAFDFLGLEGTYSAIEVTSGTLQEFVQTRGSEFDYLSLTMPLKEEVLALDVEVDELTRRIQSGNTLINRDNTWSLTSTDGSGLVAALAHAELKEFDSVLILGAGGTARAVAGALDSITKNLHVLGRSSVRQEALESAVVHTKFEYHRWNLDVDFGNYDLVVNTTPAGAADLLANSVQPGISTTLFDVIYKPWPTELAQRWSDCGGNVLNGLELLLYQGIDQLELVLEKPLDRNALAEHIRPLLRKASR
- the mltG gene encoding endolytic transglycosylase MltG; translated protein: MKLWNNSPLSRILIALGLVGVVTFSLHFLRVPGSSAPDFPCGSPSQTRANINIAAGESGSEIAQSLFDAGVVKSSGSYFRVAVGDPRSQKVAPGNHEIDLNLCATEALNQLLDSARITGLINIFEGAWLSEILPQFYAANFTKSDVASALSKVVKPSGFSSIEGLLFPAQYSFATDTSAKVALQSMIDRALREMKAAGFYSSREKFTPQQLLIIASLVQAEGNTEDFAKISQVIRNRIVKGMPLQFDSTVHYVKKTRGSIFLSTQSTLLNSPYNTYRKYGLPPGPINNPGADALRAAVNPTPGDWLYFITVAPFDTRFTSDINQFNDWKVEYKKNLRAGKFRSEKK